One Chloroflexota bacterium DNA window includes the following coding sequences:
- a CDS encoding twin-arginine translocation signal domain-containing protein, with protein MSSTEEEGKPSGITRRRFLKATGALALGAGALQITSSLRLEPALASRTLIPLTQETNPLAAYANRAWETVYRDQYAYDSSFTWICSPNDTHACRLRSFVKDGVVLRTEQNYDSGNVSDLYGNKATAAWNPRGCSKGFTMHRRVYGPYRLKYPTIRKGWKQWADDGFPSLSDNAALRDTYKFNSRGTDTFVRVTWDEAFSYIARAMRAVAGTYSGSRGQSRLRNDGYQPEMVEEMQGAGTRTMKLRGGMGLTGVIGKYGLYRMSNLLAVLDAHVRGVSPGQALGGRNWSNYTWHGDQAPGQPFVHGLQASDCDFNDLRYSKLHIQVGKNLVENKMPESHFFVEIMERGAKIVVISPEYSPPTTKADYWISARPGISDTAIFLCVSKIIMENRWYDEAFVKQFTDLPLLVRTDTLKRLQAGDVFPDYKLGLRPDGPSFEVQHLKQDQYERLGDYVVRDRGTLKPVTRDHVGARMMQAGIDPELEWQGTVRLRDGTSVQVMTLWELYKIHLKDYDLGTVAEITGSPRDLIERLAKDIATIKPVAIHVGEGVNHYFHATLHNRATFLPLMLTGNVGKPGAGCFPWAGNYKAALFQSAPWSGPGFKGYIAEDPFDPELNPAASGAAVRVRAYTKDEEPAYWDHGDQALIVDTPRYGRRNFTGKTHMPTPTKFLWFTNVNLINNAKWAYGVVKNVNPKIDVIINQDIEMTSSGEYADINLPANSWLEFQTLEVTASCSNPFLQIWGGGGLKPLYDTKDDVAILAGVAQELARQLNDRRFADYWRFAIEGKPEVYIQRLLDGSTTTSGYKVSDIMAGRYGVPGAALMLFRTYPRQPFYEQIAENQPFYTDTGRLNAYTDIPEAITAGENFIVHREGPEATPYLPNVIISTNPYVRPDNFGVTPEMLQRAVLDADLRTIANNKMSWAEAKRTVNPLWRQGFSFYALTPKGRHRVHSQWSAEDWHQAWESNFSDQFRTDKRLPGVTEHQLHIHPQAAKDLGIQDGDYVYVDANPADRPYLNADPKDPFYKVARLMLRVRFNPAYPYQVVMMKHSPFMATEKSVLAHETRADGRALSHDTGYQANLRYGSHQSITRDWSMPMHQTDTLFHKKKVEMAFMFGGEADNHAVNTVPKETLVRITKAEPGGIGGVGVWEPGRSGVTPGNENATMQRYLQGDITRVT; from the coding sequence ATGAGCAGCACAGAGGAAGAAGGCAAACCCAGCGGTATCACTCGACGACGATTCTTGAAGGCTACCGGAGCCCTTGCCCTCGGCGCAGGGGCGCTGCAGATCACGTCGTCGCTCCGCCTGGAACCGGCTCTCGCGTCACGGACCCTGATCCCGCTCACTCAGGAAACCAACCCGCTCGCGGCATACGCCAACCGTGCCTGGGAAACGGTGTACCGCGATCAATACGCCTATGACTCCTCCTTCACCTGGATCTGCTCGCCGAATGACACGCATGCCTGTCGTTTGCGCTCTTTTGTGAAAGATGGGGTCGTGCTGCGGACGGAGCAGAACTACGATTCCGGCAATGTGAGCGACCTTTACGGCAACAAGGCTACCGCCGCGTGGAATCCGCGCGGGTGCAGCAAGGGATTCACGATGCACCGCCGGGTCTATGGGCCGTACCGCCTCAAGTATCCAACGATACGCAAGGGCTGGAAGCAATGGGCCGACGATGGATTCCCGTCTCTCTCGGACAACGCCGCCCTTCGAGATACCTATAAGTTCAACTCCAGAGGCACAGACACCTTTGTGCGCGTCACCTGGGATGAAGCCTTCAGCTACATCGCCAGGGCGATGCGGGCGGTCGCCGGGACGTATAGCGGCTCTCGGGGACAGAGCCGTCTGCGGAATGATGGCTATCAGCCGGAGATGGTGGAGGAGATGCAGGGCGCGGGCACGCGGACGATGAAGCTGCGTGGCGGCATGGGTCTTACCGGCGTCATCGGGAAGTACGGCCTCTACCGGATGTCCAACCTTTTGGCGGTCCTCGATGCCCACGTGCGCGGCGTGAGCCCGGGGCAAGCCTTGGGCGGCCGCAACTGGTCCAACTACACCTGGCATGGCGACCAGGCCCCCGGGCAGCCGTTCGTCCACGGACTGCAGGCCTCGGACTGCGATTTCAACGACCTGCGCTATTCGAAGCTGCACATCCAGGTAGGCAAGAACCTCGTGGAAAACAAGATGCCGGAGAGCCACTTCTTCGTCGAAATCATGGAGCGCGGCGCGAAGATCGTGGTGATCTCCCCAGAGTACAGCCCCCCGACCACAAAGGCGGACTACTGGATCTCCGCCCGTCCGGGCATATCTGATACCGCCATCTTTCTCTGCGTGTCCAAGATCATCATGGAGAACCGCTGGTACGACGAGGCGTTCGTCAAGCAATTCACCGATCTCCCTCTCTTGGTGCGCACGGACACGCTGAAACGGCTGCAAGCCGGTGATGTGTTCCCCGACTACAAACTCGGCCTTCGCCCTGACGGCCCGAGCTTCGAGGTCCAGCACCTCAAACAGGACCAGTATGAAAGGCTCGGCGACTATGTGGTGCGCGACCGGGGGACACTGAAGCCCGTGACCCGCGACCATGTTGGCGCGCGCATGATGCAAGCAGGCATAGATCCGGAACTGGAGTGGCAGGGGACCGTCCGTCTCCGTGATGGAACGTCGGTGCAGGTGATGACACTGTGGGAGCTGTACAAGATACACCTCAAGGATTACGACCTTGGCACCGTCGCGGAGATCACCGGCTCCCCCAGGGACCTCATCGAGCGGCTCGCCAAGGACATCGCCACGATCAAGCCGGTGGCGATCCACGTGGGGGAAGGCGTCAACCATTACTTCCACGCCACGTTGCACAACCGGGCCACGTTCCTCCCGCTCATGCTGACCGGCAATGTGGGGAAGCCCGGCGCCGGCTGTTTCCCATGGGCCGGCAACTACAAGGCCGCCCTGTTCCAGAGCGCCCCGTGGTCGGGCCCCGGATTCAAGGGGTATATCGCCGAGGACCCGTTCGACCCGGAGTTGAATCCGGCCGCATCAGGCGCCGCTGTACGGGTCCGCGCCTACACCAAAGACGAGGAGCCGGCCTACTGGGATCATGGCGACCAGGCGCTCATCGTGGATACGCCGAGGTACGGACGACGCAACTTCACCGGCAAGACCCACATGCCGACCCCCACCAAGTTCCTCTGGTTCACGAATGTGAACCTGATCAATAACGCCAAGTGGGCCTATGGCGTGGTGAAGAACGTCAACCCCAAGATTGACGTTATCATCAACCAGGATATCGAGATGACGTCCTCCGGGGAGTACGCGGATATCAACCTTCCGGCCAACTCCTGGCTGGAGTTCCAGACGCTGGAAGTCACCGCCTCTTGCTCCAACCCATTCCTTCAGATCTGGGGCGGTGGAGGCCTCAAGCCGCTCTACGATACGAAGGACGACGTGGCGATCCTGGCGGGGGTGGCGCAGGAGCTGGCACGGCAGCTTAACGACCGCCGGTTTGCGGATTATTGGAGATTCGCCATCGAGGGCAAGCCGGAGGTCTACATCCAACGGCTGTTGGACGGTTCGACGACCACGTCGGGCTATAAGGTGAGCGACATCATGGCTGGGAGGTACGGCGTGCCGGGCGCGGCGCTGATGCTTTTCCGCACCTACCCAAGGCAGCCGTTCTACGAGCAGATCGCGGAGAACCAGCCCTTCTACACGGATACCGGGCGCCTGAACGCCTATACCGATATCCCGGAAGCCATCACCGCGGGCGAGAACTTCATCGTGCACCGGGAAGGGCCGGAAGCAACCCCGTATCTCCCGAATGTGATCATCTCCACGAACCCCTACGTCCGCCCGGACAACTTCGGCGTAACTCCGGAGATGCTGCAGCGCGCGGTGCTGGACGCCGATCTTCGCACCATCGCCAACAACAAGATGTCATGGGCCGAGGCGAAGCGAACGGTCAACCCGCTTTGGCGGCAGGGTTTCTCTTTCTACGCCCTCACCCCCAAGGGCCGCCACCGGGTCCATTCACAGTGGAGCGCCGAAGACTGGCATCAAGCGTGGGAATCCAACTTCAGCGATCAGTTCCGCACCGATAAGCGGCTGCCGGGCGTCACCGAACATCAGCTCCACATCCATCCTCAGGCGGCAAAGGACCTGGGCATCCAGGACGGCGACTACGTGTATGTTGACGCCAACCCGGCAGACCGCCCGTATCTCAACGCCGACCCGAAGGACCCGTTCTACAAAGTGGCGCGCCTCATGCTCCGAGTCCGCTTCAATCCGGCGTATCCCTACCAGGTTGTCATGATGAAGCATTCGCCGTTCATGGCGACGGAAAAGAGCGTGCTGGCCCATGAGACACGCGCCGACGGCCGGGCCCTCTCCCACGACACCGGGTATCAGGCCAACCTGCGGTATGGCTCGCATCAGAGCATCACCCGGGACTGGTCCATGCCCATGCACCAGACAGACACGCTCTTTCACAAGAAAAAGGTCGAGATGGCCTTCATGTTCGGAGGCGAAGCGGACAACCACGCTGTCAACACTGTTCCCAAGGAGACCCTGGTGCGGATCACCAAGGCTGAACCGGGAGGGATCGGCGGCGTGGGCGTGTGGGAGCCTGGAAGAAGCGGCGTAACCCCTGGCAACGAGAACGCCACAATGCAGCGGTACCTCCAGGGTGACATCACCCGGGTGACATAA
- a CDS encoding CoA transferase — protein MKRLLSDVKVLDFSWMIAGPFATKFLSDNGAAVVKVETVKRQDVMRHFQPYRDNKPGTNRSGVWAAMNSGKFSMALNMGSPKGREIAMKLAAWADVVIENYAPGTMQEWGFTYENFKKVNEDIIMISMSSLGQTGPFAHYHGLGFHLQGFAGFNQITGFPDKEPFGSIAYTDFTAPPFAVTAVLGALDYRRRTGKGLYIDNSQVEASMHFLGPTLLEGTVNNRDSVRNGNYSNYAAPHNAYRCKGDDRWCAIAVFTDAHWNGLLQAMGDPAWSKQEKFATLLGRLEHLKELDAHIEAWTGGRSPEQIMQTLQALGVPAGVVNDGRRLVEDPNFAARSFFQTFDHPEIGKAVTRRSPVTYSNADTSVPRGAPVLGQDTEYVCTQILKMSDEEWLGLMESGVLA, from the coding sequence ATGAAACGCCTCCTCTCCGATGTGAAAGTCCTCGATTTCTCCTGGATGATCGCCGGGCCCTTCGCCACCAAGTTCCTCTCCGACAATGGCGCGGCAGTGGTGAAGGTCGAGACGGTGAAGCGCCAAGACGTCATGCGCCACTTCCAGCCTTACCGGGACAACAAGCCCGGCACCAACCGCAGCGGCGTCTGGGCCGCGATGAACTCCGGCAAGTTCAGCATGGCGCTGAACATGGGCTCTCCCAAGGGGCGAGAGATCGCCATGAAGCTCGCCGCCTGGGCCGATGTTGTGATCGAGAACTACGCCCCCGGCACCATGCAGGAATGGGGCTTCACCTATGAGAACTTCAAGAAGGTGAACGAGGACATCATCATGATCAGCATGTCCTCCCTGGGGCAGACCGGGCCCTTCGCCCACTACCACGGCCTGGGCTTTCACCTCCAGGGCTTCGCCGGCTTCAACCAGATCACCGGGTTCCCGGATAAAGAGCCCTTCGGCAGCATAGCCTACACAGACTTCACGGCGCCGCCCTTCGCCGTCACCGCCGTCCTTGGCGCACTGGATTACCGCCGCCGGACGGGCAAGGGCCTTTACATAGATAACTCCCAGGTAGAAGCCTCCATGCACTTCTTAGGCCCTACCCTTCTTGAGGGCACCGTCAACAACCGCGATAGCGTGCGCAACGGCAACTATTCCAACTATGCCGCCCCGCACAATGCCTACAGGTGCAAAGGCGATGACCGCTGGTGCGCCATCGCCGTCTTCACCGATGCTCACTGGAACGGCCTCCTTCAGGCCATGGGCGACCCTGCCTGGAGCAAGCAAGAGAAATTCGCCACTCTCTTGGGCCGCCTGGAGCACCTCAAGGAGCTTGACGCGCACATTGAAGCGTGGACCGGTGGGCGCTCCCCGGAGCAGATCATGCAGACGCTGCAGGCCTTAGGCGTCCCTGCCGGCGTGGTCAACGATGGCCGCCGTCTTGTGGAGGACCCGAACTTTGCCGCCCGAAGCTTCTTCCAGACATTCGATCACCCGGAGATAGGCAAAGCCGTCACCCGGCGCTCGCCTGTCACCTACTCCAACGCCGATACGTCCGTTCCCCGGGGTGCCCCCGTCCTTGGCCAGGACACCGAGTACGTCTGCACCCAGATCCTCAAGATGTCAGACGAAGAGTGGCTCGGCCTCATGGAGTCCGGCGTCCTGGCGTAG
- a CDS encoding LLM class flavin-dependent oxidoreductase has protein sequence MKIDLLYEIQMPEPQPGPDAEYRKFWETIQQAELADKMGFDTIWLVEHHFLKEFSHSSAPEVILGNLAARTNNIRLGHGVTLLPRRFNHPVRVAERVATLDIISNGRVEFGTGRSSPRENEGFGMNADESRQQWQEAVRIIPQMWQKDPFSYEGRYFNIPERSIVPKPLQKPHPRMWVASTGPESWELAGKNGLGVLGMTLLTGVEELQRRMKNYYKAIETCDPAGAFVNNEVGVFTIVHCAESHKQAYANGGGDGAMYYINYAARGFAALEQMGQTETAAYQDILTRHPLIQKIARKEVSVEELDAQDMIIIGDPDHCIEKIENYEKAGFQRLLCLMQVGHIKHEHIMRSLELFGEKVIPHFKAKERRQPVKKA, from the coding sequence GTGAAGATAGACCTGCTGTACGAGATCCAGATGCCCGAGCCGCAGCCCGGGCCGGACGCCGAGTATCGCAAGTTCTGGGAGACCATCCAACAGGCGGAGCTTGCCGATAAGATGGGCTTTGACACCATCTGGTTAGTCGAGCACCACTTCCTCAAGGAGTTCTCCCACTCCTCCGCGCCCGAAGTCATCCTGGGCAACCTGGCGGCTCGCACCAACAACATCCGCCTGGGCCACGGCGTGACGCTCCTGCCCCGGCGCTTCAACCACCCGGTGCGCGTGGCCGAGCGTGTCGCCACCCTGGACATCATCAGCAACGGCCGCGTGGAGTTCGGCACCGGGCGCTCCAGCCCCCGGGAGAACGAGGGCTTTGGGATGAACGCCGATGAGTCGCGCCAGCAGTGGCAGGAGGCGGTGCGCATCATTCCCCAGATGTGGCAGAAGGACCCCTTCTCCTATGAGGGGCGCTACTTCAACATCCCCGAGCGCTCCATCGTGCCGAAGCCCCTGCAGAAGCCCCACCCCAGGATGTGGGTGGCCTCCACCGGGCCGGAAAGCTGGGAGCTTGCCGGCAAGAACGGGCTGGGCGTGCTCGGGATGACGCTCCTGACCGGGGTGGAAGAGCTCCAGCGGCGGATGAAGAACTACTACAAGGCCATCGAGACCTGCGACCCGGCGGGGGCCTTCGTCAACAACGAGGTGGGCGTCTTCACCATCGTCCACTGCGCCGAGAGCCACAAGCAGGCCTATGCCAACGGCGGCGGCGACGGCGCGATGTACTACATCAACTACGCCGCCCGGGGCTTCGCGGCCCTGGAGCAGATGGGGCAGACGGAGACGGCCGCCTACCAGGACATCCTGACGCGGCATCCGCTCATCCAGAAGATCGCGCGCAAAGAGGTCAGTGTGGAGGAGCTGGACGCCCAGGACATGATCATCATCGGCGACCCGGACCACTGCATCGAGAAGATCGAGAACTATGAGAAAGCCGGCTTCCAGCGGCTCCTCTGCCTGATGCAGGTGGGCCACATCAAGCATGAGCACATCATGCGCTCCCTGGAGCTCTTCGGCGAGAAGGTCATCCCGCACTTCAAGGCCAAGGAGCGCCGCCAGCCGGTGAAGAAGGCGTAA
- a CDS encoding nitrate oxidoreductase subunit beta, translated as MAKVYNWQIGREMSYPYAAAYPREQWAFVFNINRCIGCQTCTFSCKSTWTFSKGQEQMWWNNVETKPYGSYPRGWDVKLLGMLDSAHQQAGKRMSWTTANKDGTARPYGTYEGMTVFEAAESETPQTRAALGYEPSDEEWRTPNWYEDTATGVTSKPGDTVIESGALPEHKAWFFYLQRLCNHCAYPACLAACPRKAIYKRPEDGVVLIDESRCRGYRECVAACPYKKSMYRPTTRTSEKCVGCYPRVEGTDPLSPGTPLQTRCVTACPGKIRLQGLVPVSRDGSWTTDRQNPIYYLVKVAKVALPLYPQFGLAPNGFYIPPRWVPRPYLRQMFGPGVDEALAKYAAPDRELLAVQQLFGATQKVIYRYEILEGPKVFEATIAGRAWQMYNDTVVGYGKDGKELCRVSVEEPQHIRPDKHYNSI; from the coding sequence ATGGCTAAGGTATACAACTGGCAGATCGGCCGGGAGATGTCGTACCCCTATGCGGCGGCATACCCGCGCGAGCAGTGGGCCTTCGTGTTCAACATCAATCGCTGCATCGGCTGTCAAACGTGCACGTTCTCCTGCAAGAGCACCTGGACATTCTCCAAGGGCCAGGAGCAGATGTGGTGGAACAACGTGGAAACCAAGCCGTACGGGAGCTATCCACGGGGCTGGGATGTGAAGCTGCTGGGGATGCTGGACAGCGCCCACCAACAGGCAGGGAAACGGATGTCATGGACCACTGCGAACAAGGACGGCACCGCGCGTCCGTACGGCACCTATGAAGGGATGACGGTCTTTGAGGCAGCGGAGAGCGAGACCCCGCAGACTCGCGCGGCGCTCGGCTACGAACCATCGGATGAGGAGTGGCGCACCCCCAACTGGTATGAGGACACAGCCACCGGGGTCACAAGCAAGCCTGGCGACACTGTGATAGAGTCCGGCGCGCTGCCGGAGCACAAGGCGTGGTTCTTTTACCTCCAGCGATTGTGCAATCACTGCGCCTACCCCGCCTGTCTCGCCGCCTGTCCGAGGAAGGCTATCTATAAGCGCCCTGAAGACGGCGTGGTGCTTATTGATGAATCGCGGTGCCGCGGCTATCGCGAGTGTGTGGCGGCGTGTCCGTACAAGAAATCCATGTACCGCCCCACCACGCGGACCAGCGAAAAGTGCGTCGGCTGCTACCCGCGCGTGGAAGGCACAGACCCCCTCTCTCCCGGCACGCCGCTGCAGACACGATGTGTGACCGCATGCCCGGGCAAGATTCGGCTGCAGGGCCTTGTGCCTGTGAGCCGGGACGGATCGTGGACCACCGACCGGCAGAACCCGATCTACTACTTGGTCAAGGTTGCCAAGGTCGCGCTTCCGCTGTATCCCCAGTTCGGCCTGGCGCCCAACGGCTTTTATATCCCTCCGCGCTGGGTCCCCCGGCCATACCTGCGCCAGATGTTCGGGCCAGGGGTGGATGAGGCCCTGGCGAAGTATGCCGCCCCGGACCGGGAGCTGCTTGCGGTGCAGCAACTCTTTGGCGCTACCCAAAAGGTTATCTACAGGTACGAGATACTGGAAGGGCCCAAGGTCTTTGAAGCCACCATCGCAGGGCGGGCCTGGCAGATGTACAACGATACCGTGGTGGGGTATGGAAAGGACGGGAAGGAGCTATGCCGCGTGAGCGTGGAAGAGCCACAGCACATCCGCCCGGACAAACACTACAACTCGATCTAG
- a CDS encoding molecular chaperone TorD family protein codes for MPRERGRATAHPPGQTLQLDLAAPALARARVYDFLSLAFLYPFSGTVAQLRQTGEAVAAGDFPEGLRKAAESALRILKTMEDDALVEEFIRVFGHGVPKDCPPYETEYGQAHIFQKTHAIASLTAFYQAFGVKLNPEIKDRPDHLGVELEFMQVLARKEAYCLQRAGTEEQLQICRDAQRAFLSDHLAPWVQSFARRVTRKAGQASAYWSLAVVLEHHINNETALFRLPMSRDRGPMPQEEPETDGCAFDQAAAVGGGTT; via the coding sequence ATGCCGCGTGAGCGTGGAAGAGCCACAGCACATCCGCCCGGACAAACACTACAACTCGATCTAGCGGCTCCGGCGTTGGCCCGGGCGCGCGTCTACGATTTCCTGTCTCTGGCCTTTCTGTACCCCTTTTCTGGGACCGTGGCGCAGCTCAGGCAGACCGGGGAGGCCGTTGCCGCCGGCGACTTTCCCGAAGGCCTCCGGAAGGCCGCAGAGAGCGCGCTGCGGATACTGAAGACCATGGAGGACGACGCTCTTGTGGAGGAATTCATCCGTGTCTTCGGCCACGGCGTCCCCAAGGACTGTCCACCCTATGAGACCGAGTACGGGCAGGCGCATATCTTTCAAAAGACGCATGCGATCGCCTCCCTCACTGCCTTTTACCAGGCCTTCGGTGTGAAGCTCAACCCGGAGATTAAGGACCGTCCGGATCATCTGGGGGTGGAGCTGGAGTTCATGCAGGTGCTCGCCCGGAAAGAGGCCTACTGTCTGCAGCGCGCCGGTACTGAGGAGCAACTGCAGATCTGCCGCGATGCCCAGCGGGCCTTTCTCTCCGACCATCTGGCCCCGTGGGTACAGTCCTTTGCCCGCCGGGTGACGCGAAAGGCCGGCCAGGCGAGCGCCTACTGGAGCTTGGCCGTGGTTCTGGAGCACCACATCAATAACGAGACCGCGCTCTTCCGTCTCCCCATGTCTAGGGATCGGGGGCCGATGCCTCAGGAAGAGCCGGAGACTGACGGCTGCGCCTTTGATCAGGCGGCAGCCGTTGGAGGAGGAACGACATGA
- the mobB gene encoding molybdopterin-guanine dinucleotide biosynthesis protein B: MTIPLVVISGFSGSGKTTVASGLVRQLAGRGYRVAAVKHAAHGHDSGDPRTDSERLFDSGAEAVVVSSPGALTKKERTIGDMPLDWIVEALGQAYHIVIAEGFKRCSAPKIWIHNGEDVPHGISHVVATVGRGQPRASSVPDFDRDDTPGLADFVERSLLQSANGARGFSLAVDGKSVELRPFVSATLEAMIRAFVGELKGMPAQPQSIVLTIEGPSHQATADAEGS, encoded by the coding sequence ATGACGATCCCACTCGTGGTCATTTCCGGCTTTTCAGGCAGCGGGAAGACAACCGTCGCATCCGGGCTTGTGCGCCAGCTCGCTGGCCGAGGATATCGGGTTGCCGCCGTGAAACACGCCGCCCACGGTCATGACTCCGGCGATCCCCGGACCGATAGCGAGCGCCTCTTCGATTCCGGCGCGGAGGCAGTCGTCGTCAGTTCACCTGGCGCTCTTACCAAGAAGGAGCGTACCATTGGTGATATGCCCCTGGATTGGATCGTTGAGGCCTTGGGACAGGCGTACCACATCGTCATCGCTGAGGGCTTCAAGCGCTGCTCCGCGCCTAAGATCTGGATTCACAACGGAGAAGACGTCCCGCACGGGATCTCGCACGTTGTCGCCACTGTTGGCCGAGGCCAGCCTCGCGCCTCTTCTGTTCCTGACTTTGACCGGGATGACACACCGGGCCTCGCAGACTTCGTTGAGCGCTCGTTGCTTCAATCGGCGAACGGGGCGCGCGGGTTCTCACTCGCCGTGGATGGCAAGTCGGTAGAGTTACGCCCATTTGTGAGCGCTACCCTGGAAGCCATGATCCGTGCCTTTGTCGGCGAATTAAAGGGCATGCCTGCGCAGCCGCAGAGCATCGTTTTGACAATCGAAGGACCTTCGCATCAGGCTACAGCTGACGCGGAAGGTTCCTGA